Genomic DNA from Candidatus Nitrosopumilus koreensis AR1:
TTGGATGAAATTGAATCAATTGTTGCCTTTATTGCATCTAGTTCTGAATTTAGATTTGAATTATCTGAAACTCCTTCAGTTATTTTTGAGAGTTCTTGTTTAAGACTCTCGATGATTTGAGCTCCTGTTTCAAGCTTTGCTGTTTTTCCTGAAATCTCTTCAATACTGCTCTTTAGTTTATCCATTTCTGCACCAACTTCTAAAAATGAATCTGTTTTTCCTGAGACTTTTCTGAGATCATCTCTTACTTCGTCAATTCTTTGGGCAATCTTGATGATCATTTGAGAATTGTTTCTAATAGAATTCATGCTGTCTTCTACTTGTTGAGAAATTTCCTGAGTTTTCGTTGATTTTTGTAATTCTGATATTCTGTTAATCTCTTCTTGCAATTTTGCTGTTTGATTGTTTATCTTGTTTACCAGATTTGATTGTGTCCTAACTTGATTTAATCCGGCATATAGCTTTTGTGTATCGTCTTCAATGATGTTAATTTGCTTTGATTGTTTTTGAATGTGCTCTAATGCTGATGTTAGGGAATCAATCATTCCTTTCATTGAAACTAGAACTTTTTGATTTTCTCCAAAAATCTTTGACATTACTTTGATCTCTTTTTGTAACGCCTTGTTAGTGTCTGAGACTGATGCTACTTTTTTTAGTAAAACTGATGGACTTGGCTCTCTTTTTACAACTTTTTTTGTCTTGTTTGAGGTCTTTTTCTTTGCAGTTTTTGTAGCCATATCCATTGAATTAAAAATTTAATGATAAAAAAGTTAGGTCTAAAATAAAAAATGTAAAGAGTTACTTGTTTACAACTTCTGGTTCGTGTAGTAACTCATGAAAGGTCTTTTCAGCCAATCCATTTGCTGTTTCGATAAAACCTCTTGTACAATATTCACATTGAATCATATAGTACGGTATGGTACCGTACTATTAATAACAAGGTAATGACAACGTAACCAATTATGCAGTCAGATACCCCAGGTCATATCTCTACATTTAATTCAGTTGACCTAATCATCACTCTGCATTTTGATAATGGCTACTGGGAATAAAGAGGTTAAACATTATGAAATTTTTTCGAGCCTGACTAGTCAATTACTGTTTTTCAGACTCTATTTTCGAATTTTTAATCAGTAATCATTTTTAAACAAATTTGTCAAGTGATAACATGCAAAACATTCCACTACAGCTAAATCCTAGTGGAATTCAAAGCTCACTTAATCACACTGTCAATAGTTTGATTGAGCAAATTACTCCTGAACTACCTCATACATCATTTGTTACTGATCTGGCCTTTATCATGATTATTGGCGCAGTTGTAACTCTTGCATTTTTTAAAATCAAACAACCACTAATCATTGGATATCTTTTCGCAGGAATGTTGATTGGACCTTTATCTCCATTTTGGTCTTGGGTGTTACCTGAAGGGGGTCCATCTACTGATGTTTTAGAAGGTGTCGGAATATTATCTGATATCTCTGCATTGAATCTCTTTGCTGAGATAGGTGTTATCTTACTTCTCTTTGTTATTGGAATAGAATTTCCATATGCAAAAATTAGAAGCATAGGGCGAGTTGCAGTTGGAGTTGGAACAATTGGTTTGTTCTCAACTTTGGGTGCTATATTTTTCACAGCAACTGCTCTTGGCATGGAATTCATGGATGCGTTATTCATTGCAGCTGCGTTATCGATTTCCAGTACTGCAATCATTGTTAAAATTTTAGAGGATATGGGCAAGATCAAAAAAGAATCATCGATACTTGTTTTAGGTATTTTGATTGTAGAAGACGTCATTGCAGTTATCTTGATTTCATCATTGCAGTCAATTGCATTAGTTGGATCAGTGTCTGTTGAATCAATAATTGTAGTTGTACTAGTTGCAATTGGATTAATTGTTGGTACATTTACTGTTGGAACTCGTGTTATTCCTCCACTTATTGATAGGGTTGCAGCTGCAGAACATCGTGAAATTTTGTTACTCAGCGTTCTTGGTGTCTGTTTTGGTTATGCATTATTTGCAAACATTGTGGGGCTGTCTGTTGCAATTGGTGCCTTTTTGGCAGGTGTTCTTGTGGCTGAATCAAAATCTGCTGAAGTTGCAAAACTCCTTTCTAGTCCTATTAAAGACATGTTTGTTGCAATATTCTTTATCTCAGTTGGAGCGTTAATGGATATCTCTCAACTTGGTAATTACATTTGGATAGCAATTGCATTGATTGCAGTTGCTACTGGTATGAAATTTGGAGGGAACATGATTGGCAATATTTTGTTTAGACAAAGACGTGGAAAGGCACTTCGTTCAGCATTCACTTTGGCTGCTCCTAGAGGAGAATTCTCAATTGTAATTGTAAAGGCTGGTGTGGATATTGGTGCAGTTAGTGCATTCTTGTTCCCTCTTGTAGGTATCATATCGATCATTACTGCATTTCTTTCTCCTTTCTTGGTAAAAGCTGGGGATAAAATAGTCCCCAAATTAGAAAAAGACAATGTCTGATGAACTAAAACGAATGCTGGAACAAGTTCATTCTGGAATTACCACTTTTGATTTTGAAGGAAAAGAAACACCGTGTATTGTAATTGATGCAAAAAAATATGGTGTTATTCGAGCTAAAATTGAAGGTCAACCTTTTTCTGTTAATACTGATTTGAATATTCTTCAAGATGGGTTGGGTAATGTCTTTGTTGAAGTTGTGTTATCTTTTTCAATTGGTAATATTTCTGAAAAGTTTCTCATCAATGCAAAAACTGATTTGAAGTTTTTTGAAGCACTTGCTACTACTTCCATGCTTGTCCTAAATTCACCTGAATCTCAATATGGTAAGGACAATGTTATTGCTATTCAACTACCACGTCCAGAAAAAGCTCATGATGCATTAGAAATCATAAAATCTGCCTTAATTCCTAAAAACCAATAGGTGGTGCAGTTACCGGGATTTGAACCCGGGTCACGTACTTGGCAAGCACGAGTACTAACCAGACTGTACTATAACTGCAACAAACCTAGAGGCTGAATTTGGATATTAAACTGTTTTTAACTATTTTAATGAAGAATCATTATGGATGAAACTCTTCTAAAGAAAATAGATGAAAAAATTCAAGAAACAATTTCTAACAAAGATGAAATCAAACAACTGATTTCAACATTGTCTGGTATAGATAATTCAAAATCATTTGCTTTGGGGATTGTTGTTGGAAGAATCTATAATGCATTTTACTATCAATCAAAACGAATTTTGAATCGAGAGCCTACAAAAGTTGAATTTGATGAATTTTTAGAATTTATTCAAAATAAGAAATCTGATCTAGAAAATCTATGGTGATGCTTTATTCCAATCCAAAACTTTGATTGTTGGCGTTCCTGGTAATTTCACACATGCACTTTTGAGTGCTTTTTTTGCTGCTGCTAAATGTGCGTCTCCATTGACATAAAGCTCCATAATGCATTGACCTTCCTTTACTCTTGCACCTAAACTAGTAGCTTTTCCCCATGCTCTTCTCATACCTTCTGAAATTCTATCTGCACCTGCAGTTGCAATCTGCTTATTTTCTCTTAACATATTGTGTGGGTAAATTCTTAGTCTGGAATAATATCCTGATTCACCGGTTGTTTTTTCTAATGTTTTGTTTGCTGCCAATCTTGTTGATTCTATTGCCATGTGTCTTAACTGCATTTTTTCATTGATGCACAACTGGACACAATACTGGTATGTACCTCTTTTTCCACCTTGAAATTTTGCAATTTTGATCTGTGGTTTACCTTTGATGTATTTTCTTCTGGTAAATACTTGGCCATTGCCTTCTCTGTAATTGGCACCGTGCATGATATGATAAAGACCTGAATGCCCATATTTTAACGGTTAGAAGACATTTGTTCGTGTTTTCCAATGCTTATATGGAAATCATTTGGTTTTCTCCATCATGGAAGAAACCCTTTTGGTAAAAGGCACATTAGTCTCAGATCAGGCATGTGTTTCTGATAAGAATATGATTCATGACCTTGAGCTAAAAGGGTACGGAGAAACTGAAAAAGAAAAATTATTTCTAAAACAATTCGAAACGTTGTATCTACTATACACAAACAAACTCATTCTAAAGAAAGGCAAAAAGCAAATTGATTTTAATTTTTTTATGAATGCTTGCCAAGAAAATGATTCTAAAATTCTTACCAAGTTTTTGATTTACCGTGATCTCAGAAATCGAGGATATGTTGTAAAAGACGGGTTTGGATTTGGATCTGATTTCAGGGTATATGAAAGGGGACATTTTGGTGAAAAGGGGGCAAAATTTTTGATATTTGGTCTTAATGAAGGACAACAAGAAAAGATGGGCAGTTTGCAAAAAAAGATTCAAGAAATTACCCAAATGGGAAAAGAGCCAATCATTGCGGTAATTGAGAGACGCGGTGAAGTGATCTATTACAAAATAAACAAAATGAATTTTTATGAAAATAAAACAAGACTTGAAGAGTCTTTTAATTTCTAATCTTGGAAAATCCAGTCTGCTGAATATTTTAACAGATTTTTTTCTTCGGCGTACATGAAATCATAGACATCCAAATACTTTGTCTTGTTTTGCCATAATTCCTCAAAGTCTTTCATCTTCCTCTCAACTCTCGATCTGTCATTCCATGATGTAAACACGTCAACTGATTCAAAATCCCTTGTTTGTGTAGAAAATGACTCACTTGATGTTCCAGTAAATGCAACTACATCATCATTTTCATCTCTGAATATTCCAATTCTTTCTGAAAATGAATCTGCTATCTGCTCTGAATTTGGTATTGCAATTTTTAGCTCAATCTGACCCTTGTTGACTATGTTTTGTAGCCTTTGGATTTTTGTATCTTTGATCAGCATTCCTTCAAATGATTTTGTGTATTTTTCAGAAAAAAGTTTTGTAAACAAATTCAGATCTTCCGTTTTGAACTTGTGGCCTGTGACCATTCTTAGTTTGGCACTTCCTTCTGAAAAATTTTCAAACGCCATAGCAATTGTTGCAAGTGTCTGAATTGATAGGAAATCAACACACCTGTCATATTCTATACAATTACCTAGACATGGAAAGAAAAATTCTGCTACAATGTCATTTATGTCTGAACGATACTCTTCTTTTAACTCAATGTCTCGTAATCCCAATGATAGTCGTTCTTGAATTTGTTATTTAAAGAAACAATTCTAAAAAATCTAAAATTTTGGTTTATGTTTGAGTATGTCTTGTAGCCTTAGGGTTTTACCACATGTACTAAAATCAGTGTTCTTGAATTGATGATGCATAATCATCATGCCTGGAACTTATTTAGAAGAAATGAATCGCACTATTTTTTAGTAATAATGACGATATAATTAAAACAGAAGCAAGACGATCTCTTGTTTGGTAATTGCCAAACATCATGTGAACTTGCTTCTTGTAATTAACTGAGCGTTTTTTATTAAAAGCATTACTGCTTTTTCGTCCATGTTTTTTTGGATTGTATTTGTATGTGTTATAATTCTAATTCATCTTTTCTTACTTCTTCTTTTTCGTTTTCAGGATCTACTATGTTCAAGTGATATAGTATGGATTTTCTAACGTACATGTAGAAAAATAAAATCTGTGATACTTTAACAAGATTCTATGAATACGGGGTGCTTTTAAAATAATAGAAAAATGAGCCTAAAAATTGGCTACTTTTGAATAGTTGGTTTGAGATATGTTGCTCTCATCCATAACACTACCCCTGACACAATTCCTGCTATTGCAAGTGCTATGGTGGTTGTGATTATGGGTAATCCTTCTTCGGATTCATTTTGTTGTCCTGTTGTCTCAACTGATTCCATCACTTCCTGGATTGGACTTTTTTGAACATCTGTTTTTGTTGCAGTGTCTTTTTGAACTACATTTGTGTTCTCTCTTTGAATTGATGGTTCATCAATGTTTGATCCTGCATCATTTTGAACAATAGTGCCTGAGAACATATTTGACTGGTTAAACTCGTTGACACTAGTTTCATCTTTGATGTTTTCTAACCATGGATTGGTGATACTTGTATCTTCAATCACGGTAAATTGTATCGTTGAAGTTTCTTTTAGTTCTTCATGACTTGCAATTATTGTGTATGTTCCAGTTGTTGAAAACTTTCCTAATGGTGGATGAAACAACCATGAAAATTCTCCTTCATCGTTTGTAGCCACATCTGGTCTAAATACCAGATTGCCGTTTGGATCATACACTTCCAATCTTACCGGAATGTGTGATGACTCTACATTAACAAAACCGTCCACAAATATGCTTTCAGTTTTATCTATTTCTGATTGTAGTGAAAAGATCCTTATGGACTCTTCTGCACTAGCAAAATCAATCGTAGATATCATAATCAGTGATACTCCAATCAGCATTGCTATGCAAATTTTTGTATTCATTGAAAAAAGTATCTAAAAATGTTATAATATATTATACACCTATTTGCGGGGTGCCTTTCAATACTTAAGGTTCAACGAACAGACGAGATTCTGAAACCTGTCCATCTCTTTGAAAAACATTCTGCCCTTATCTGTCATCTGAAAAATTCTGTTTCTTTTGTCTACATGTTGTTCTACTAACCCTGATTCTACAAGTTGTTTGCAACTTTCTATCACTGTGTGATGTGAAAGGTTTGCTTTGTGTGCAATATTTGATACATTTGTGCCATATTGACCTTCATATGATATTATGGCAAGTATTTCGTGCATTTGTGCCATTTTTGAACGGTATTGTGCCTTAGCCATGAAACTTCCAACGAATTTCATTATAATTGATTTTAGTACTATTTGCGGGGTGCCTTTAACTTAAATTTACACCTATAATTATTAGAAATACTTGCATGTACGAATTATCTACCTTCTGATACTTGGTATGGCAACTGTTTCTGCAGTTTATGCAGTTCAGAGCTACGTGACATTTGAAGTAAATTCTGAACAACTAGTTGAATCTACTGCATTGAAGAATCAAGTTATTGCTAACAATTTGATACAAAATTTAGATCTATTCATTGACAAACGCATATCTGATTTCCAATCTTTGGAAAAAGCCAAAGAGATCCGACAAATTCTTCAATTTTCCAATGAAGAATTTTCAAAAATACCTGATATTGATGTGTATATGGAAGAAAAGACTTTTTCTTACACAAATTATAATCGATATCTGCCTTTTGTAACACAAGCTGCAGAACAAAAACATCAAAGCGAACTGTCCTCAATAATTAAAAACTATGATCAAACATATGGATTTGATTTTGCAGATGAATTTTTTGTAACAAATGCATATGGCGCAAACATTGTTTTGATTTTGGGAGTTTCTGATTATGTGCAATATGATAAGGAATGGTGGCAAACCACAAAATCTAATGGGGTTTATGTAGGTAATGTACAGTATTTTCCTAATTATGACTCTTATTCAATTCCCTTAGGAATTTCTATTTCTGATGAAGACGGTAAATTTCTGGGGGCAATTAAAGTTCTAATTGGATTAGAACATTTACTGTCTGATTTTATTAGTAATTCCATAATTCTTAATGATCAAAATAAGCAGATTTCCCTTTTAGATGAAACTGGACAAATAATTTATTCTAATGGAATAAAGTTTGACGATAATAACACCGTCCCATATTCTGACAGATTAACCAATGCTGAGGGATTTTTTGAATTTGAACTGGATAACTCTAATCATGTGTTGTCATATGCTAAATCAACAGATCCAAAAACCGGATTACAGTGGACAGTAGTTATTGCTCAGGACAAAAGAAATATCATAGAATCACTTGATGATGTGAGAAACTCTCTAGTACTTCCTTCTGTTATTGGAATCATAGTAACTGTTGTAATTGGTATTATGATTACGATTTTTGTTTCAAAACCTCTTGAAAAATTGACAAAAATTTATGCTCAGATGTCCTCTGGAAATTTTGATGTACGCGCAGATCCAAATGTAATTCATGAAATAAACATTCTTTCGAATTCTTACAACAATTTTGTTGCCTCTTTAAAGAAACTAATTCAAACTGAAAAAGACTTGGCTGAGGCCAATGTGAAAGTAAGAAACGAACGCCTAACTGCAATTGGTGAATTGTCAGCTAGTATGGCCCATGACATGAAAAATCCTTTGGCAGTACTAAAAACTGCTACAGATGTTTTAAAACGCAAGTTTAGTGGGCAGGATGAAAAAGTTGATCAATTATTTTCAAATATGGATGATGGAATAAACAGAATCTCTCATCAAATTCAAGATGTATTGGAATATGTTCGTACTACTCCGATGAATGTTACTAAAACAAGTCTTGTTCATATGATTGATAATGCAATCCGTTCAATCCAAATTCCTTCTTCTGTTGTAATTGAATTTCCAAAACAGGATATTGAGATTGAATGTGATCAACAAAAAATTGAGATTGTGTTGATAAATCTAATATTGAATGCAGTTCAAGCCATTGGCCAAAAACCTGGAAAAATAATCTTCAATACTAGAGATGTTGGTGATGTGTATGAAATTGAAATTGAGAATAGTGGTAAGCCTATACCTGATGATATTCTGCCAAAAATTTTTGAGCCCTTGTTTACTACCAAACTTCAAGGAACTGGTTTAGGTCTAGCTACATGTAAAAATGTAATTACTCAACATGGTGGATCGATTTCTGTGCAGAACGGTCCTACAAGATTCACCATTTTATTTCCAAAGAAAGTAAATGTTAACGATTTAGAGAAAGATAAATAGGCACATATTCAAAAAATGGTGAATCTTGACTACAAACAAACTGATACTGATTGTTGATGATGACATTCCGTTGTTAGAAAATACTGCATACATGATAGAGACACTTGGTTATGATGTTGTCACTGCAAAAGATGGTATGGAGGCAGTTGACGTGTATAGATCTGCACAACCTTCGATGACTTTTATGGATGTTAAAATGCCCAAGCAAGATGGATTTGATGCGTTTTTCAAAATTAAAGAGTTTGATCCTGATGCAAAAGTTGTATTGATTACTGCTTATAATATGGATGAGAAAAAGCACCTAAAAGCTAAGAGTATGAATCTCTTAGAAACAATAGAAAAACCATATGATATGGAAAAACTAGAAACAACTCTTGATAAATATCTGAACTCATAATTTTTTTAGATTTTTTACTATTTTGAATCGTTTTTCATAAAAATCTGTCACCTCATCTAAAAATGACTGATACCATGATTTTAGATCTCTGTCTCCTTTTGTGATCAATTTGTACCATTGTTGATATTCCAGTGAAGATTTTTTTTTCTGAGGATTTTTTGAGATTAGTAACTGTGTGTAGTACCAACATGAAATCTGTTCAGCCAGATCTGTTTCCTCAATATGTTCAAAATTATCAAGATATTTTGTTGAAAGGTATGTCAGGATTTCGTATACTGGTATTTTTGAAATTTTTGTAGTTTGGATGTTATCTAAGAACAACCCTTTTGCTAACAATCTTAATCTGTACACCTCGTTGCCTATTGTATTTTTCAGATATTCCCATTTTCCAAAAATCCATGGTATCACGTCCTTGTATTTCTCTGCCATCATGTCGATCTCCTTGTTTGTTAGGTCTAAGACATCTAAGCAATACAAAATACCATGTATTGATAGCCTGTATATGTTGGCAGGTGCCTTTAGTCTACTCTTTCCATCAATAACCACTAAACCTGTCTCGAGAACACCCATGGAATGTCTTCCTCGATCATCTCTACCCACAAGAAATTTTCTGTATTGTTTTTCTCTGGATCTAATTTTTGCAGTATCGTTTGCTAGTTCCACTTTTGCCATCCCCCACGTTGTCTGTGGACCGTTTATGGCAAGTACGTGAAGCATTCTTTGGATATTTTCGTGATGTTTGGGGATGGTTTTTTTCCTATATGAAAATTCTCCATACATTCTTCTTGCAGTTGGTCTTGTGTATGTCTTGTATGCATAAAGATTTCCTAGTGTGCCTGGTTTTATTTCTGCCAATCACACAACTCCATCTTTGATCATATAATAATTTTATAGAGAAATTCTACGTTAGCATCCCACAAACAGCTGGACATTTTTTTATTTCATCTTTATAGCTGTGATGAGAATCCTTCATGGCACCCCGCATTGTCACATCTATTGTGAAATATAAAAAAAATTTTCTGGTTTATCATGAGCAAATTTACAATAGAACAAAAACATGTTTCTGAAAATAACAAAAAACACAGAATTGTTTCGTGTTTTGGTTGTTTTTCACAAATGGAAGTAAAAGAAGGTGTAATTGGATATGGTGGAGATTTTTTCCATCCACAATGTTGGAAGGATTTTGAAAAATCTTCTACGGTAACATCTGATCTTAAAACCGGCCAAAAGAAAATTCTGATTATTGGTTTAGGTGAAATTGGATATACTAATGCACAATACATGTCAGAAATTGGACTTTGGGTAGATGGCTATGACATTAATCCAGAAACCATGCAACGAGCACTAGATGAAAATGTAATCAAAGAAAAGGCTGAGAGTTTTTCTGGCTATGATTATTATCTAATCTGCATCTCGACACACAAACCTGAAAACATGTTTGTGCCTTATCTTGATGGTGTATATGAAACCGCATATAGGTTACTAAAAGAAGCAAAAAATGGAGCACTATTAGGAATTGATAGTACAGTTCCACAAAACACAACCAGGAAAATCCTAGAAATTCTTAACCATAAATTACACGTTGTTCATGTTCCACACAGATACTATAAACATGAAAAAGATGAACATGGTGTACAACAAGAACGCGTAATTGGAGCTTGTGAACAATGCTGTTTAGATGCAGGACGCAAATTTTACGGTCATGTACTACGAATCCCATTACATATTGCAAACACTCCTGATGTTGCAGAACTGACAAAAATCGTAGAAAACTCGTATCGTTATGTCCAAATTGCTTTTTCAGAGGAAATGAAAATACTTTGTGACAATATTGGTGTCGACTTTGACGAACTTCGAAATTCGGTAAACACAAAATGGAATATTGACATGCTTCAAGCTATTGATGGTATTGGAGGGCATTGTCTTCCAAAAGATAGCCAAATGGTGCTTGATTTGTCAAAACAATATGTTCCAAACAGCATCATTGAGTCATCAAAGAAAGTAGATTCCAGATACAGGATGCATATCAAAAACAAAACAC
This window encodes:
- a CDS encoding cation:proton antiporter translates to MQNIPLQLNPSGIQSSLNHTVNSLIEQITPELPHTSFVTDLAFIMIIGAVVTLAFFKIKQPLIIGYLFAGMLIGPLSPFWSWVLPEGGPSTDVLEGVGILSDISALNLFAEIGVILLLFVIGIEFPYAKIRSIGRVAVGVGTIGLFSTLGAIFFTATALGMEFMDALFIAAALSISSTAIIVKILEDMGKIKKESSILVLGILIVEDVIAVILISSLQSIALVGSVSVESIIVVVLVAIGLIVGTFTVGTRVIPPLIDRVAAAEHREILLLSVLGVCFGYALFANIVGLSVAIGAFLAGVLVAESKSAEVAKLLSSPIKDMFVAIFFISVGALMDISQLGNYIWIAIALIAVATGMKFGGNMIGNILFRQRRGKALRSAFTLAAPRGEFSIVIVKAGVDIGAVSAFLFPLVGIISIITAFLSPFLVKAGDKIVPKLEKDNV
- a CDS encoding 50S ribosomal protein L16, which translates into the protein MHGANYREGNGQVFTRRKYIKGKPQIKIAKFQGGKRGTYQYCVQLCINEKMQLRHMAIESTRLAANKTLEKTTGESGYYSRLRIYPHNMLRENKQIATAGADRISEGMRRAWGKATSLGARVKEGQCIMELYVNGDAHLAAAKKALKSACVKLPGTPTIKVLDWNKASP
- the endA gene encoding tRNA-intron lyase; the protein is MEETLLVKGTLVSDQACVSDKNMIHDLELKGYGETEKEKLFLKQFETLYLLYTNKLILKKGKKQIDFNFFMNACQENDSKILTKFLIYRDLRNRGYVVKDGFGFGSDFRVYERGHFGEKGAKFLIFGLNEGQQEKMGSLQKKIQEITQMGKEPIIAVIERRGEVIYYKINKMNFYENKTRLEESFNF
- a CDS encoding DNA repair helicase; the protein is MGLRDIELKEEYRSDINDIVAEFFFPCLGNCIEYDRCVDFLSIQTLATIAMAFENFSEGSAKLRMVTGHKFKTEDLNLFTKLFSEKYTKSFEGMLIKDTKIQRLQNIVNKGQIELKIAIPNSEQIADSFSERIGIFRDENDDVVAFTGTSSESFSTQTRDFESVDVFTSWNDRSRVERKMKDFEELWQNKTKYLDVYDFMYAEEKNLLKYSADWIFQD
- a CDS encoding winged helix-turn-helix domain-containing protein gives rise to the protein MAKAQYRSKMAQMHEILAIISYEGQYGTNVSNIAHKANLSHHTVIESCKQLVESGLVEQHVDKRNRIFQMTDKGRMFFKEMDRFQNLVCSLNLKY
- a CDS encoding sensor histidine kinase — its product is MATVSAVYAVQSYVTFEVNSEQLVESTALKNQVIANNLIQNLDLFIDKRISDFQSLEKAKEIRQILQFSNEEFSKIPDIDVYMEEKTFSYTNYNRYLPFVTQAAEQKHQSELSSIIKNYDQTYGFDFADEFFVTNAYGANIVLILGVSDYVQYDKEWWQTTKSNGVYVGNVQYFPNYDSYSIPLGISISDEDGKFLGAIKVLIGLEHLLSDFISNSIILNDQNKQISLLDETGQIIYSNGIKFDDNNTVPYSDRLTNAEGFFEFELDNSNHVLSYAKSTDPKTGLQWTVVIAQDKRNIIESLDDVRNSLVLPSVIGIIVTVVIGIMITIFVSKPLEKLTKIYAQMSSGNFDVRADPNVIHEINILSNSYNNFVASLKKLIQTEKDLAEANVKVRNERLTAIGELSASMAHDMKNPLAVLKTATDVLKRKFSGQDEKVDQLFSNMDDGINRISHQIQDVLEYVRTTPMNVTKTSLVHMIDNAIRSIQIPSSVVIEFPKQDIEIECDQQKIEIVLINLILNAVQAIGQKPGKIIFNTRDVGDVYEIEIENSGKPIPDDILPKIFEPLFTTKLQGTGLGLATCKNVITQHGGSISVQNGPTRFTILFPKKVNVNDLEKDK
- a CDS encoding response regulator, with protein sequence MTTNKLILIVDDDIPLLENTAYMIETLGYDVVTAKDGMEAVDVYRSAQPSMTFMDVKMPKQDGFDAFFKIKEFDPDAKVVLITAYNMDEKKHLKAKSMNLLETIEKPYDMEKLETTLDKYLNS
- a CDS encoding NAD(P)-binding domain-containing protein, coding for MSKFTIEQKHVSENNKKHRIVSCFGCFSQMEVKEGVIGYGGDFFHPQCWKDFEKSSTVTSDLKTGQKKILIIGLGEIGYTNAQYMSEIGLWVDGYDINPETMQRALDENVIKEKAESFSGYDYYLICISTHKPENMFVPYLDGVYETAYRLLKEAKNGALLGIDSTVPQNTTRKILEILNHKLHVVHVPHRYYKHEKDEHGVQQERVIGACEQCCLDAGRKFYGHVLRIPLHIANTPDVAELTKIVENSYRYVQIAFSEEMKILCDNIGVDFDELRNSVNTKWNIDMLQAIDGIGGHCLPKDSQMVLDLSKQYVPNSIIESSKKVDSRYRMHIKNKTLLPTNSA